The following are encoded together in the Vanrija pseudolonga chromosome 7, complete sequence genome:
- the phb1 gene encoding Prohibitin-1, protein MAFVQNISRLIVPLAIGVAVVDSALYDVPGGYRAVMFDRFRGVLPTATGEGTHFLVPWLQKAILYDVRIKPRNISTTTGSKDMQMVSLTLRVMSRPDLNALPEIYQNLGLDYDERVLPSIGNEVLKATVAQFDASELITNREIVSARIRDDLLTRAKEFHIQLEDVSIEFTTAVEQKQIAQQDAERAKFVVEKAEQERQAAVIRAEGEAEAAATISAALAKAGDAFVQFRKIETAREIAGTLSGSRNVSYVPSSSGNLLLQVPGQNSSA, encoded by the exons GccatcggcgtcgccgttgtcgacTCGGCTCTGTACGATGTTCCCGGTGGCTACCGCGCCGTCATGTTCGACCGTTTCCGTGGTGTCTTGCCGACT GCTACCGGCGAGGGAACCCACTTCCTTGTTCCTTGGCTCCAGAAGGCGATCCTCTACGACGTCCGCATCAAGCCTAGG AATATCTCGACCACCACGGGATCCAAGG ACATGCAGATGGTCTCTCTCACCCTCCGTGTCATGTCGCGGCCCGACCTGAACGCGCTCCCCGAGATCTACCAGAACCTGGGTCTTGA CTACGACGAGCGTGTCCTTCCCTCGATCGGAAACGAGGTGCTCAAGGCGACTGTTGCCCAGTTTGACGCTTCCGAGCTCATCACCAACCGTGAAATCGTCTCTGCGCGTATCCGTGACGACCTCTTGACCCGTGCCAAGGAGTTCCACatccagctcgaggacgttTCCATT GAGTTCACCACTGCCGTTGAGCAGAAGCAGATTGCCCAGCaggacgccgagcgtgccaagttcgtcgtcgagaaggccgagcaggagcgcCAGGCTGCCGTTAtccgcgccgagggtgaggccgaggccgctgccaccatctcggctgccctcgccaaggccggtgACGCCTTTGTCCAGTTCCGCAAGATTGAGACTGCCCGCGAGATTG CTGGCACACTGTCTGGCTCGCGCAACGTCTCGTACGTGCCCTCGTCCAGCGGCAACCTTCTCCTGCAGGTTCCCGGCCAGAACTCTTCCGCTTAA
- the elf1 gene encoding mRNA export factor elf1 yields the protein MPVAMPAAATPLPFSPLVDEFVKLAAAPSNVEAKAQADAIALQLKKAPRTIDAIEKGKVVDVVLIWAGSKSGFERESAPVLVERISRSLGAGIEGVFVPIIPALLGLSMDKGQPVRSAVTSALKALIKASPPEATRPILDVLIRSLDESKGWRSKVSALKAIEELVKPGAEEYIGAELGHAIPVVEMAMHDTKAEVSAAAIKCATTLCGTLPNPDVLKHVKLLVDAMASPQAVPGTIKGLSSTTFVAEVTGPTLAVLVPLLTRALKERSTDTQRMTCIVIGNLVKLVRDPTVAARYLGTLVTGVEQIATGAAFPEIRAFAQTALDILHGAGASATATPLPPRDIILGVTDALHVIAKHVDVPGFPEFPSVPLSVSLPSNPVVAHAIEHQANIIADLVDARRFTASIWEGKAVTSFFKLLLGAEEGTKAASDIRQAFLAADRAKYATNEEDDGEGGPLLCDIQFSLAYGGLLLLNHTNLKLRRGRRYGICAANGAGKSTLMKAIRDGKVEGFPSQDELRCLMVEHALQGEDTSMAIVEFLHSDPKLKSRAREEVAKMLLSVGFSEEKQQDPVASLSGGWKMKLELARAMLIGADLLLLDEPTNHLDVQTVAWLEDYLVNLDVTCLIVSHDSGFLDNVTTDIIHYEEKKLVYYPGNLSKFVEMVPAAKSYYTLAATSIKFTFPPPGSLVGVRSNTRSIMKLVNCTFTYPGASKPSLKNVSCSLSLSSRVGILGPNGAGKSTLIKLLTGETVPQDGTVYKHPALRVGYVAQHAFHHINLHLEKTAVQYIQWRYQDGHDREMMEKATRVFTEEDLAMMDKPIAGKNGELRKIDYILGRQKLKKSFQYEVKFKGFDHKFNAWIPRDVLIEKGFQKLVGQFDDMESSREGAGMRDTSAKAVREVLEAVGLDGDIAQYNEMSGLSGGQKVKVVIAASMFNRPQCLFLDEPTNFLDREALGGLSVAIKEWGGAVVIISHSHEFVNALCPEIWNVDAGELTSIGKRVVDDDLFDDPSRPGSRTTSTRGTPRTGAATPISALASGVNSALTSAAPSTVGSTVTSAVNSADEAEDIAKLAKLALKPKKKKKPTRNDLKAQEERRRIRKLNWLTYGGEREPDTEED from the coding sequence ATGCCCGTCGCCATGCCCGCCGCGGCAACCCCCCTCCCATTCTCGCCCCTCGTTGACGAATTtgtcaagctcgccgccgccccttccaatgtcgaggccaaggctcAGGCGGACGCCATCGCGCTCCAGCTGAAGAAGGCGCCCCGCACCATTGATGCCATTgagaagggcaaggtcgttgacgtcgtcctcatctGGGCCGGCTCAAAGTCTGGCTTTGAGCGCGAGTCGGCTCCCGTCCTCGTTGAGCGCATcagccgctcgctcggcgccggtaTCGAGGGTGTCTTTGTTCCCATCATCccggccctcctcggcctctcgATGGACAAGGGCCAACCCGTCCGCTCGGCCGTCACCTCTGCTCTCAAGGCGCTCATCAAGGCGTCCCCTCCCGAGGCTACCCGCCCCATCCTCGATGTGCTTATCCGCAGCCTCGACGAGTCCAAGGGATGGCGCTCCAAGGTCTCGGCTCTCAAGGCCATCGAGGAGCTTGTCAAGCCCGGCGCTGAGGAGTACattggcgccgagctcggccatgccatccccgtcgtcgagatggccATGCACGACACCAAGGCTGAGGTTTCCGCTGCTGCCATCAAGTGTGCCACCACCCTCTGTGGCACTCTCCCCAACCCCGATGTCCTCAAGCACGTCAAGCTTCTTGTCGACGCCATGGCCTCGCCCCAGGCCGTGCCCGGCACCATCAAGGGCCTGTCTTCGACGACCTTTGTCGCCGAGGTTACCGGCCCCACCCTTGCCGTTCTCGTGCCCCTCCTTACCCGTGCCCTCAAGGAGCGCTCGACCGACACGCAGCGCATGACCTGCATTGTCATTGGAAACCTGGTCAAGCTCGTCCGTGACCCCACGGTCGCCGCCCGCTACCTCGGCACCCTCGTCACTGGTGTGGAGCAGATTGCCACTGGCGCCGCCTTCCCCGAGATCCGTGCCTTTGCCCAGACTgccctcgacatcctccACGGCGCTGGTGCCTCGGCCACGGCTACTCCCCTGCCCCCTCGTGACATTATCCTCGGTGTCACTGACGCTCTCCACGTTATTGCCAAGCACGTCGACGTTCCCGGCTTCCCCGAGTTCCCCTCGGTGCCTCTGTCCGTGTCGTTGCCCTCTAACCCTGTTGTTGCCCACGCGATTGAGCACCAGGCCAACATCATTGCCGATCTCGTTGACGCTCGTCGCTTTACCGCTTCCATCTGGGAGGGCAAGGCTGTTACTTCCTTCTTCAAGCTTCTTttgggcgccgaggagggcaccAAGGCGGCTTCCGACATTCGCCAGGCGTTCCTTGCTGCCGACCGCGCCAAGTACGCCACgaacgaggaggacgacggcgagggcggacCTCTTCTCTGCGACATTCAGTTCTCGCTCGCCTACGGCGGTCTCCTTCTCCTCAACCACACCAACCTCAAGCTCCGCCGCGGACGCCGCTACGGTATCTGTGCGGCCAATGGTGCCGGAAAGTCGACTCTGATGAAGGCTATCCGtgacggcaaggtcgagggcTTCCCTTCGCAGGATGAGCTTCGCTGCCTCATGGTGGAGCACGCTCTCCAGGGCGAGGACACCTCCATGGCGATTGTTGAGTTCCTTCACTCGGACCCCAAGCTCAAGAGCCGCGCtcgcgaggaggtcgccaagATGCTCCTTTCGGTCGGCTTCTCTGAGGAGAAGCAGCAGGACCCCGTTGCGTCGCTGTCGGGTGGCTGGAAGATgaagctcgagctcgcccgtGCCATGCTTATCGGTGCCGACCTCCTGCTCCTTGATGAGCCTACCAACCACTTGGATGTTCAGACTGTCGCCTGGCTCGAGGActacctcgtcaacctcgacgttACCTGCCTGATCGTCTCGCACGACTCGGGCTTCCTTGACAACGTCACGACCGACATTATCCACtacgaggagaagaagctcgTCTACTACCCCGGCAACCTGTCCAAGTTTGTCGAGATGGTCCCTGCCGCCAAGTCTTACTACACTCTTGCCGCGACCTCGATCAAGTtcaccttccctcctcccGGCTCGCTTGTTGGTGTGCGCTCCAACACGCGTTCCATCATGAAGCTCGTCAACTGCACGTTCACCTACCCCGGCGCTTCCAAGCCGTCGCTCAAGAACGTGTCgtgctcgctctcgctctcgtcgcgtGTCGGTATCCTCGGCCCCAACGGTGCCGGCAAGTCGACCCTCATCAAGCTGCTCACTGGCGAGACTGTTCCTCAGGATGGTACCGTGTACAAGCACCCCGCGCTTCGTGTCGGTTACGTCGCTCAGCACGCCTTCCACCACAtcaacctccacctcgagAAGACTGCTGTCCAGTACATCCAGTGGCGTTACCAGGACGGTCACGACCGTGAGATGATGGAGAAGGCTACCCGTGTcttcaccgaggaggacttGGCCATGATGGACAAGCCTATCGCTGGCAAGAACGGCGAGCTTCGCAAGATTGACTACATCCTTGGTCGCCAGAAGCTCAAGAAGTCGTTCCAGTACGAGGTCAAGTTCAAGGGCTTTGACCACAAATTCAACGCCTGGATTCCTCGCGATGTTCTTATCGAGAAGGGCTTCCAGAAGCTCGTTGGCCAGTTTGACGACATGGAGTCGTCTCGTGAGGGTGCCGGTATGCGCGACACCTCGGCCAAGGCTGTCCgtgaggtgctcgaggccgttgGTCTCGACGGCGACATTGCCCAGTACAACGAGATGTCTGGTCTCTCGGGTGGTCAGAAGGTCAAGGTGGTTATTGCCGCCTCGATGTTCAACCGTCCTCAGTGtctcttcctcgacgagcctACCAACTTCTTGGACCGTGAGGCCCTCGGCGGTCTTTCTGTCGCCATCAAGGAGTGGGGAGGTGCCGTTGTCATCATCTCGCACTCGCACGAGTTCGTCAACGCTCTGTGCCCCGAGATCTGGAACGTCGACGCTGGTGAGCTCACCTCGATCGGCaagcgtgtcgtcgacgacgacctgttTGACGACCCGTCGCGTCCCGGTTCGCGCACGACCTCTACGCGCGGCACTCCCCGcactggcgccgccacccccatctcggccctcgcctcgGGCGTCAACAGCGCCCTCACGTCGGCCGCGCCCTCGACTGTCGGCTCGACCGTTACGTCGGCTGTCAACtctgccgacgaggccgaggacattgccaagctcgccaagctcgccctcaagcccaagaagaagaagaagcctACCCGTAACGACCTGAAGGCGCAGGAGGAGCGCCGTAGGATCCGCAAGCTCAACTGGCTTACCTacggtggcgagcgcgagcctGACACTGAGGAGGATTAG
- the XPT1_2 gene encoding 3-O-alpha-D-mannopyranosyl-alpha-D-mannopyranose xylosylphosphotransferase, which translates to MKWPIVFERDTTPRYTPVRQASTDNNSLLQAMAAHSASQAPRSDKYAPAARYATASSDDESSGSSGSDMDLEAARPIFKYVGSPSTRRLRPFMGMRTTRTVALCIAGLVSVLITYHLILPTDLATRIIRPIETPQDIPKWSYDDDDDDAYSYYGNTTGPESEGYAIASDQTHLLVPVKRLTAPPPRLLLPMDSRPRLDLLSHFYVTGQLPVGGRSHTQAPIDLVYMYVNATSPYFGPAKDSKVNEENIQSLKGKFRHWRDNGELRGAVRSGAMALGKYVGAVHLVSAAYDLPEGAEVPPEAEALVANGTVASGTHWRMGQIPEWLNTEDKGNLRNHFHPDLFRLPRDNDGKTPPSISKLDEEDWQRKSLPTFNSFSIENRVGMIPGLADTYIMSNDDMFSLQIMAPTDFHHPLLGPVHRLDPGMTVEPKLTPTLLSSSGEWGGLQHAAYLISQRFTTRQRMYEHHMPKAMSRSLTHEATIMFAEPLAEATTRTFRESTRGVGDIEMSWLVTQLQIERWREALLWSFIVARVGGPEGKWGASARDELRRVLGVDKGDEGDVVVVKSGRRETIVDVPYLDRHGGWEDPKNSFYKWSSFDGHLPSDPEVEKERTCYFSIMQCLPRNFFDHSTEFEAHEIFTSLAFEKPACGDCLITALVTASGIRGLSAFLPDEEAVFHPTKKAPEGMWHRPEPILPLTPNWRDADFSMAANVRRGQDVWEGAPARADAGVNLRNWVVKLLSRYAYVYGTSHVKFAMVHTVLHLHKALKEIDADPEISMLCINDDQPDYAREVVRLSLSKWMEDEFGGENKYVRWERPNWPWVLPAPSEVPA; encoded by the exons atGAAGTGGCCCATTGTATTCGAGCGCGACACAACACCACGGTACACCCCCGTGCGGCAGGCAAGCACAGACAACAACAGCCTGCTCCAGGCAATGGCGGCGCACTCGGCGTCTCAAGCACCACGGAGCGACAAGTACGCTCCTGCTGCGCGGTacgcgaccgcctcgtccgacgacgaAAGCTCGGGCAGCAGTGGCTCCGACATGGACCTCGAGGCTGCACGCCCAATATTCAAGTATGTCGgctcgccatcgacacgCCGACTGCGCCCCTTCATGGGCATGCGGACAACACGCACAGTGGCTCTCTGTATCGCAGGTCTCGTGTCCGTCCTCATCACCTATCACCTCATCCTCCCCACGGACCTTGCCACAAGGATCATCCGTCCCATCGAGACGCCACAGGACATCCCCAAGTGGtcctacgacgacgacgacgacgacgcctacTCGTACTATGGCAACACGACGGGGCCCGAGTCTGAAGGCTACGCCATTGCGAGCGACCAGACCCACCTTCTCGTGCCCGTCAAGCGACTAaccgcgccaccaccacgcctcCTTCTGCCCATGGACTCGCGTCCAAGGCTCGACCTCCTTTCCCACTTTTACGTCACTGGTCAGCTGCCAGTCGGCGGGCGTTCACACACCCAAGCTCCCATCGACCTCGTGTACATGTATGTCAACGCAACGTCACCATACTTTGGCCCTGCCAAGGACTCCAAGGTCAACGAGGAGAACATCCAGTCGCTCAAGGGCAAGTTCCGCCACTGGAGAGACAACGGCGAGCTTCGCGGCGCGGTTCGATCTGGTGCCATGGCGCTCGGCAAGTATGTCGGTGCAGTGCACctcgtgtcggcggcgtacgaCCTTCCagagggcgccgaggtgccgcCAGAAGCCGAGGCTCTCGTCGCCAACGGCACTGTGGCATCCGGGACCCACTGGCGGATGGGCCAGATTCCAGAGTGGCTCAACACCGAAGACAAGGGCAACCTCCGCAACCACTTCCACCCCGACCTCTTCCGTCTCCCccgcgacaacgacggcaaGACGCCGCCAAGTATTtccaagctcgacgaggaggactgGCAGCGCAAGTCGCTCCCGACGTTCAACAGCTTCTCGATCGAGAACCGCGTCGGCATGATCCCTGGCCTCGCCGACACCTATATCATGTCCAACGACGACATGTTCAGCCTCCAGATCATGGCCCCCACCGACTTCCACCACCCTCTCCTCGGCCCCGTTCACCGTCTCGACCCGGGCATGACGGTCGAGCCAAAgctcacgccgacgctcttgtcgagctcgggcgagtggggcggCCTGCAGCACGCGGCGTACCTCATCTCTCAGCGGTTCACGACACGCCAGCGCATGTACGAGCACCACATGCCCAAGGCCATGTCGCGCAGCTTGACACACGAGGCGACCATCATGTtcgccgagccgctcgccgaggcgacgacgcgtacgTTCCGCGAGAGCAcgcgcggcgttggcgacaTTGAAATGTCGTGGCTTGTCACTCAGCTCCAGATTGAGCGTTGGCGCGAGGCCCTCCTGTGGAGCTTTATTGTCGCCCGTGTCGGCGGCCCCGAGGGCAAGTGGGGCGCCAGCGCCCGtgacgagctgcgccgcgtccttggcgtcgacaAGGGCGATGAGGGTGACGTTGTTGTCGTCAAGAGCGGCCGCCGTGAGACGATTGTCGACGTGCCGTATCTCGACCGCCACGGCGGCTGGGAGGACCCCAAGAACAGTTTCTACAAGTGGT CTTCCTTCGACGGTCACCTGCCCTCCGACcccgaggtggagaaggaGCGTACCTGCTACTTCTCCATCATGCAGTGCCTGCCACGCAATTTCTTCGACCACTCGACCGAGTTTGAGGCGCACGAGATCTTCACGTCCTTGGCGTTTGAGAAGCCAGCGTGTGGCGACTGCCTGATCACCGCGCTCGTCACCGCCTCTGGCATACGTGGCCTGTCTGCGTTCCtgcccgacgaggaggcagtCTTCCATCCAACCAAGAAGGCGCCCGAGGGAATGTGGCATCGCCCCGAGCCGATCCTCCCCCTCACGCCGAAttggcgcgacgccgacttcTCGATGGCTGCGAATGTGCGCCGCGGACAGGACGTGTGGGAGGGCGCACcggcacgcgccgacgccggcgtcaacCTGCGCAACTGGGTTGTCAAGCTGCTCTCGCGCTACGCTTACGTTTATG GCACGTCACATGTCAAGTTTGCCATGGTGCACACTGTGCTGCACTTGCACAAGGCGTTGAAGGAGATTGACGCGGACCCCGAGATCTCGATGCTGTGTATCAATGACGACCAGCCAGACTatgcgcgcgaggtcgtgcgccTGAGCCTCAGCAAGTGGATggaggacgagtttggcGGGGAGAACAAGTACGTGCGATGGGAGAGGCCTAACTGGCCTTGGGTGTTACCGGCGCCATCGGAGGTACCGGCATAG